A genomic region of Gossypium hirsutum isolate 1008001.06 chromosome D01, Gossypium_hirsutum_v2.1, whole genome shotgun sequence contains the following coding sequences:
- the LOC121213860 gene encoding metal tolerance protein 10 has translation MERNESGIHNVNDDYNTELLPQRDERSSSSWRLNLDEFRLPQQSLSSQDDPFSRLLCTPKKQRKVSEYYKKQERLLAGFNEMETMNEMGCLPDSLTEDEMKQLERSERMAVHASNAANLVLFGAKVFASIESKSLAVIASTLDSLLDLLSGFILWFTAHAMRTPNQYHYPIGKKRMQPVGIIVFASVMATLGLQILLESVRELIAKSHPEINHMQEKWMIGIMVFVTVVKFVLMVYCRQFKNEIVRAYAQDHFFDVVTNSVGLATAVLAIHFRWWIDPTGAIIIALYTMSTWARTVIENVWSLIGRSAPPDFLAKLTYLIWNHHEEIQHIDTVRAYTFGSHYFVEVDIVLPEDMLLNKAHNIGEKLQEKLEQLPEVERAFVHIDFEFTHRPEHKTMV, from the exons ATGGAGCGCAATGAGAGTGGCATCCACAACGTTAACGATGATTACAATACAGAACTTCTGCCTCAGCGAGATGAAAGGTCGTCGTCTTCATGGCGTCTCAACCTCGACGAGTTTCGCCTTCCCCAACAAAGCTTATCCTCTCAGGACGATCCTTTCTCTCGCCTGCTTTGTACCCCTA AGAAACAGCGGAAGGTTTCAGAGTACTACAAAAAGCAAGAAAGGCTCCTTGCAGGATTTAATGAGATGGAGACCATGAATGAGATGGGTTGTTTGCCCGATAGCCTAACCGAG GATGAAATGAAGCAACTTGAAAGGAGTGAGAGGATGGCAGTTCATGCGTCTAACGCTGCCAATTTGGTGCTTTTTGGTGCCAAGGTATTTGCCTCTATTGAAAGCAAATCTTTGGCAGTCATTGCATCAACTTTGGATTCACTCTTGGATCTCCTGTCGGGATTTATTCTATGGTTCACTGCGCATGCCATGAGAACCCCCAATCAATATCACTATCCAATTGGAAAGAAACGAATGCAGCCCGTT GGTATCATTGTTTTTGCTTCAGTAATGGCAACTCTAGGATTACAAATATTGCTGGAGTCTGTCAGGGAACTGATTGCAAAG TCCCACCCGGAGATCAATCACATGCAAGAGAAATGGATGATCGGGATTATGGTTTTCGTGACGGTGGTGAAGTTCGTCCTCATGGTCTATTGCCGGCAGTTCAAAAACGAAATCGTTAGAGCCTACGCGCAGGATCATTTCTTCGATGTGGTTACTAACTCTGTTGGTTTAGCAACAGCTGTTCTAGCTATTCATTTCCGCTGGTGGATTGATCCAACTGGAGCTATAATT ATAGCACTATACACGATGAGTACCTGGGCCAGAACAGTGATTGAGAATGTATGGTCACTAATTGGAAGAAGCGCACCACCTGATTTTCTAGCAAAATTGACGTATCTGATATGGAACCACCATGAAGAGATACAGCACATTGACACAGTAAGGGCATATACATTTGGTTCCCATTACTTTGTGGAGGTTGACATAGTGTTGCCTGAAGACATGCTGCTGAACAAAGCACACAACATTGGTGAGAAACTGCAGGAGAAGCTAGAGCAGCTACCAGAAGTTGAGCGAGCCTTTGTGCATATCGATTTTGAGTTTACACATAGGCCTGAACATAAGACCATGGTCTGA